GTTCATAAACTCCCATTGTGTTCTGTGCACTCAAGCACCACAAAGCCTTTTTAAGCAGTTACTTCTCATATCTAACCATCATTACAGTTCTATTACACCAGTTCTTCTATCATCTCACTGCCTTACAAATTCTAGGACACCTGACAatctgcctctcccccacccactcccagccaAGAAGGTGTTTTCAGTATTTGTTGTATTTCAGTGGATCTGGTTTTGGGAGGTTAGGTGGAAGAAGTGTATTTTACATTTCAGCTGGAAGGTGAGAGATGAAGTGGTCATTCTGATTTTGGCTACTTGCTGTTCACTAACACCCCTAAATATCTTGACATCACTGCTTTCCAGGTTTCTACCTTGCACTGAACATCTGTGTGTTCacattccttttcttttggccaCCTTTCTAATCTCTCTAGAGCCCTCTCTATTATTTATCTTCATTATGTTCATACCACCTCCTAGTTCAATATCATCTGAATTTCATTTATGTGCTCTCCATTCCCTCCTTCAGATCCATTAATAAACATGTTTAATAAAACCTAACACCTGTCCCTGCAGAACTCATTAAACACCTCCCTAACTCAGTATGTTACTATGTACAATTAAGCTTGGTTTGTGGTGAATCAGCTAGCTTTTAATCCATGCAATAGCGTCGGACCTTATCCAATGTCATTTTCGGGGGTTTGATTTCATGAGGATGCAAATCCTATAATTGTGCATTCAGGCAGACACTCAGATGCATGGCAGTAACTCAGATGCAAATTTAAGCAGCTGCTTTAGAAAATTTGGTTCTGAATACAAATATCAGATATCCCATCTGTATCATTCCTACTGCCCACTAatttagtaaataaaaaaaagtctgtcaggtattattttttctttataaatcctCCATGCTGCTTCTTGCTCACAGCTCTATGATACCCTGAATCAGGGGTGTCAAGCATTCTGTGAGAAAGGCTAATTCCATTTTTACTTGTTGGCAGGGGTATACATTCAAGACTAAATACTACCCTCAATTCACAGTGAGAATtctgctgatgtcaatgggaacttCATAGAATCCTAGGGCTCGAAGGGACCACAATGGTCATCTAGTgactccctgccaagatgcagaacTTGGTGCAGACATGAAGAGTAGAATTTGCCTTTTGTCAAAAGTAAACTTAGCTATCTATATTTGTTGTCTGTTTGGTTCTTGTTGCATTCAGCATCACGCAGAAGAAAATATGTTCATCTTTAGTACCAAcactcccaccctccccaccttccTTTCTAATTCCTCTTTATGTCCCTTCTCCCTTCTACATCTTCTTCCCTGCAGCACAATTCTTCACAATTCCACAACCCCACTGGCTTTGCTCCCCTCCTATTCTCTTCACTGCATCTACTAAAATGATCAGTAACAGAACAGTTAATGCTGACATTTCctaggttcatagattccaaggccagaagggaccatcaggatcatacagtctgatctcctgtataacgcaagccatagaactcccccaaaataattcctagagcagacctTATAGAGGCCTATCGTCAAGCTTTAGTGTTAACACACCAATTAAATAAATGGGCAACAGAGATGTTCACAAATCACAAAGCTACTGTTTCAGGCTCAGGAAGACAAAATTGCATCTGCTTATCCCTggattcacatttggaaggttatcATCAAAACTGAGCAGGCTCCaagctttcttttgtttttttaattaaaacttattCTTCACAATCTAAATATACCATGCAGCCCCAAGTACATCATGGGGGCTCTCTGTTTGACACCACTGACCCACGTTTTACAGGTTATTTTCCTTTactatttgttccattatttcaCTCAAGACTTAAATTAGATATATGGGTGGCATTTGCCAGGAGCCTTTTTGAAGGCTGAGATCATATTTGCATACACCACCCCGATCCTTTGGAACCATCCTAGTTTTCACAGTTCATTAGCTAATCCACACTGGAAGACTTCACAGACATCAACTATGGTTCTCAGGCACTTGGTGGCAGAACGTCAGCTACTGTCCCATGTCCCTGACAAACTGACCGCACATGGCAATTAAAGAAATGCAGAAATCTTTGGGTGTTTCATTCTACAGATTTATCTGAGCTCTATCTAAAGAGCTCAGATAAAATCATAAGCCATCCCCCCATCCCAAATTCAACTCATGAGGTTGGTGTAGGTGGGGAGGAAAGACAAATAGTGAATTAGGAGCTCACACATTGCACACGACTATCAAACTGCTTATTATTTCAGCTCCAATCCATCCTCAGGTCAATGTGGCAAGATTCTCTACAAAAGACTCTCCAAGGTTTTGTCCAGTTTTAAGTGACTCAGATAATAAGGTTTCCAATGTTTCCCTTAGGCTACATCCTTAAAGATTCTACACCATTAGGACATAGGTCCTGGTATCCAGCCTAATGGTTTATCCATTCTACAGATTTTTACCAAGTTTATAACCAGGTTGTAACAGTTTACTCCACAGTTTGACCATGCTGGGGAGCTGGGTTGTAACGTGCCTGTCAGGCTATAACTGGGTTGTAACAAGAAGTGTCTACTGTAGACAGGCTGGTCTGACCAGCTCTGTGCAATTGGATTAGCCAGTCATCCTATTTCCCAGGTCTCTGTTCCCAAGGACATCTCAATATACCATACAGCAACTGAAAACACATCCACATCCTCTACCCAGGCACCAGTTGGCGAGGCAGCATGAAATGCATGTACCTGGCAAGGTGCAAAGCAGCAACAGGCTAACATGAAATTATGCCAACAAAAATATAGCTGTGTGAATGCCCTGAACCATGGTAGCTGTACTTGTGAGATAGGAGCACGTCAAAGAGAAAAGCAGGAGTCAGCATGGAAAGAAGATCTCAGAACCGCTGATGGGTCACACTGAAACACAGTTTATTAAACACTTCCCATTATCAGTGTTTACCTCTCTTCGTATCACTCTCTGGGGCAGTTTTGCATTTTGAGCTGTCTTTTCCTCCAGCACGTGGCTCTTCATCACTGCTGCCAGAGGTTCTGCTACCTGTCTTGTCATCATCATCCCCTGAGAAGTCCTCTAGATCACTGTAATCGCTATTGCCATCGCTGTCCTCAGAGTCCTCACTGACAGCTCCTTGGTCAGTGGCACTCTCTCCTTGCAGGAGCCGAGGCTTTTTAGTGTCATGATTGCATTCTCCAGAAATGCCCGCTATGCTACTTGAACTCTCCAGTAGTTGCTTCTGAGCAGTGACAAGCTTAGCATCAAGGATGGTGTCTTGAGTGCTTTCTTCCACAGTCTCTATGGCTGGTGCTTTCCTTTTGCCTTGCATCCCCCGAGACACTCCTTTTCCAAAGGAGGAAACATTCTTTCTGGGGCTGTTCCCAGGCCTGTCCTGGCGTGGCCACATCATGAGGCTTTCACTGCTTCCACACAGCCTCCAACTGCAATAAACAATCAGTTTTACAAAaaaacataagagcagccatactgggtaagaccaaagatccatctagcccagcatcctgtcttccaacagcagccaatgccatgtgccccagaaggaatgaacagaacagggaatcctcaagtgatcAATCCCCCGTTGCCCAATCCCAGCGTCtcgcaaacacaggctagggacaccatccctacccatcctggctaatagccattgatggagacctatcctccatgaacttatcagttcttttttgaaccctgttaagtcttggccttcacaacatcctctggcaaagagttccacaggttgactgtgcattgtgtgaagaaatacttccttttgttttaaatctgctgctaattaatttcatttggtgacccctagtttgtgttatgaggagtaaataacacttccccatttactttctccacaccagtcatgattttatagacttcaatcatatccccccttagtcgtctcttttctaagctgaaaagtcacagttttattaatctctcctcatacggaaaccgttctatacccttaatcatttttgttgcccttttctgaaccttttccaattccaatagagcttttttgagatggggcgaccacttctgcacgcagtatttaagatgtgggcgtaccatggatttatatagaggcaatacgatattttctgtcttatctattcctttcttaatgatgcacaacatgctgtttgcttttttgactgctgctgcacactgaatggatgttttcagagacctatccacagtgactccaagatctctttcttgagaggtaactGCTAACTTAGATAATATATatttgagattatgttttccaatgcgcattactttgcatttatcaacattgaatttcgtctgccattttgttgccctgtcacccagttttgcgagatccttgtagctcttcgcagtctgcctggggcttaattatcttgagtagttttgtatgatctgcaaattttgccacctcactgtttacccctttttccagatcatttatgaacatgttgaataggactggtcccagtacagacccctgggggacaccactatttacctctctccattctgaaaactgaccgtttattcctaccctttgtttcctatcttttaagcagttactgatccatgagaggaccttccctcttatcctatgacagcttactttgcttcagagcctttggtgagggacttcgtcaaaggctttctgaaaaatctaaggACACTATATCccctggattcccccttgtccacgtgcctgttgaccccctcaaagaactctaggagactggtgaggcgtgatttcctTTTGCAAAAACCATGCTGGcttttcccccaacaaattacGCTCGTCACAGTGCTGTTGTTGCCCTGCTGTTCCCAGGGCATTACAGAAGCAAGGTGAGATcgcatcttttactggaccagcttacATGAAAAATAATACCGCCCCCCACGCCTCCTTGCCTCTCTGCCAGACAGTGCCGCTGATCGGCCGCCCCGCACGCAGCCCTTTGGGATGCTCCCGCAGCGGCTCCGGCGGCCGCCGAGGACGAGCGGAAGGCGCACTGCGGACCGCCCGCAGCTCGGTTGCGACGCGGCCGCCCATCAAGGGCCGCGGCCGGCCAGCCGACCAGCAGCCGCCCTCCCGCCGGCTCGGGACAGGCCCCGAGCACGCTGCAGGGGCCGGCCCGTGGCGTGCGGGAGGAGCCCGACCGGCCGGGGCTCTGCTGCGGCACCGAACGGCTCCCGCTCCCGGAGCGCGCTCAGGGCCCGGCACGAGCGCCCCGACCaccgggcgggggtggggagggcgctCGCTCTCGGGGACAGTAACCCCGGCCCAAACTCACCGCAGGAGGCTCCCGAACGCCCGGCGCCTCCGCACGCTAGCTAGGCTCCACGCGGCCGGACCAGGCCCCGCCTCGCCTCCAGGCAACCGGCCCCGGCGTGGCGTCACAGAGGGCGGCGAGCGAGACGGCTTCGCGCATGCGCGGGCAGGGAGCCTGGCGCCGGGCAGGTGCGCGTGCGCATGCGCGGCGGGGCGCGACGCGTGGGCGGGAGAGGCGCGAGGGAGCGGCGCGTGTTGCGAGGCCCGTTGTGTGCCCCCCCCCGTGACGGCCCCCTCAGGCACGTCCTttcccgccctcccctcccccgcgcaCACACAGCCACACTCAGGCCGGGATCTCGGGCTTTATTCACAGCGCTGGGCTCCACGTACAGACCCCGCAGCACCACGGCAGTGACGGGcggggctctgagctgggccagggccagggccagggccagccccCCAGTGCGCCAGGAGGCAGCCAGGCCGAGGAGGTCTCCTTCcacgtcccctcctccccccggctgCGAACAATGGCTGACGCCTTCAGGGAGCGCCCGCCATTGGTGGGATGATGCACAGCCCCAGGGACGAGAGAGTCCATCGCTTCCCTGCCATGGCGACCAATGGAGGTGGCTCCTGCGACTGCTGAAGGCCTCATGGTGGAGCTGGCGGAGCAGGAGCTGAGGAGCCTCTGGCGGGAATGTACGGCCCTCATCTGCCACGAGTCCAGTCTGGttccctgaggtcctgccccaCTGTGTGTGAGAACAGGGGCAGTGAACGTGATGCTACACCCATCCATTGGCTGTTCTCCAGGCGGTAGAGACAAGGGCCATGTTTGGTTCAGAGAACGGAGGTTTTTTTTCCTCGTTAAGTCATAGCTTTTCTTCCACTTATCCCCCTCCACAGAATGAAGGGAAGAAACTACATCACAGTGAAATGGGAAAGACAGATAACAGtgtcttctctcctccacctccagtGCTACTTCTGAGAGAAGGTGCAGAAGAAGCCGAGTCTGCAACGCAACTGGAGAGCAGAAGAGGGTGCGGAGACGGGTTTCCACCTCTAGCACTGAAACGCAGCCCAGGGCCTCCTTATTTTGCTGCAGTGCACCATGGAGTCTCATTGAGATCTCCATCCCATAGGGACACTGGTGCACAGGAGTCAAATGACGCAGAGGTGGTCAAAGGCTGTAGGAAGAGGCATTGATCTGGACAGGTGACTGTTGGAGACATGGGTATCTGGAATGGAGGGCCACCCTGTGAGTCAGAGTCTGAAGGCAAGATAGTGGGTGATGACCCCAGTGCAGTGGTGGGTGAGTTTGGACCGCCATTTTCCAGCAGATTGTTTAAGATACTGGTAATGATGTCTTCATCTAAACAGGGTTCTGCTAGGCAAGCCACTGTTCCAGAgttgccccagccctgtcctgacCCCAGTTGGCTGTCAGCAATGGGTCGCTCAGACCACAGTGGGACATTAGGAGTCTCTGGTTGCACTTGCTTTGTGTATTGAGATAGGCTTTCAGCCAGGGAGTGGATCTGCTCAGCCAACACACTGATTGCCCATCTCTCTGTCTCAGAGGACTGGAACACTGCAGGGGACATGCCTGGGGACTGCCCTCCTACAGGGACCGGACAAGCATGAATAGAAGGGCTGCTGCCAGGAGAAAGGGAAACTTCTGGGGAACAGAGCACACAAGGATTGGAGAAGGGCTGGCTGTAGGGTGACTTGTAAACACTGAAGGGGCAGGACAGATTCCTCTGCCCATCGGGTAGGATAGAGCACCTAGTCTCCTGGGAGGGTAACTCAGCCCCTACAGTGGGAGCAGGGAAGCAGGTGGTGAAGGAAGGTTGTGGGGAAGCTGGCAGCATCTCCTCCTGATGGGCATTAGGGAACTGGCAGGGACTATAGTTGGGTGCTCCATGGTTAGGCATTACTGCCTCCTGTGGAAAGGGATTTAGCGTTCTTGGCAGTGTCTTGTGCTCTTTTTCTCTGGCATAGTGCCTTGGACTCAGGGCAGCTGCAGAGATGGCTCCATGCCATGGATTCTGGCCCTGGAGATACTGAGCTTCTTCCTCActgcagaaaacaaaaaatgtgtcAGGGACTGAAGTAAGCATTGAAAGAGACCTCCCTATTCACCTGCAGCCTGAAAGGGGTCAACAAGGTCTTAGGACCATGTGGGTCAGGAGTCCTAACAACTGCCCACCTCTTGGTGAAGTACCAGTCCCTGAGGATGCAGTCTATCCCTgtagggttctggaggcccagcATCAGCCTTCCAGCAGCTTACCCAGAAAGGAGGAGCTTCCAGGGCAGTCTAATGGCCCCTGCCCTCAGAAAACCCTCCAGCTGGCAGCCACCACTATCAGGACCATGACACTAATACAACGTTACAGATACTGATTTTGGCCTGTAGCAGTCACCATGCTTAATCTAGTTGTTTCTGTCACACTCTCATGCTCTTCCCTCCATCTATAactccagtctgccctccagatCTCTGCCCTTCTCCATTATCCCACACTCACCATGAATTTAATCTTTGAGGTATCTGGTGAGCATCTTCTGTCTGACAGTAACATTAATCTGATTTCCACTGCACTCATCATGCTCAATCTACCAGCTCTATAGGGCAGGATTTGGTTCTGCTCTATGTTCTATTAAGTGCCCAGCACACTGAGCCTTAAACAAGTCAGGAGCAGGTGGTATCTCCTTAGGGAATAGCCCAGGAAGGACAAGGGGTTGTACCTGAGGCTGAAGTTGGTGCAGGTGATTATCTCTTTTCCTCTCTCATACTCCTTTGATGCTATGATTTGCACCCATGCCCAGCTCAGGTCTTTGCAGAGCAGGCGAACCACTAAGCGCTGATTGCACCTCCCAGTGTCACACACTGAAATCACAAACACAGAGTGATCAGGGCTCCCACGACGGCAGTACACAGCACCATGTCCTGTTCCCCTGGCAGGGTCACAGGCCCCAATGTCATCCCCAAGCGCGGGAATGTAGTGGACAGAGCCAAGCAGGGCTTCTGAGTACGTGAGAAGGAGCTTGGTTTGGCCCAAAAAAAGAGCCCTAACACCATATGAGTCAAATTATGTTATACTCAtggcagtggaaaatacaagggTCCCAAGAGCCGAGGTACAGTGATGGCAGGCACAGTACAAATGCATTCATTATGTGAGAGCAGAGCAAGCTGCTGGCCCAGAACCCAATGGCTGCTCCTTCCTTCGCTCATTTCTGGTAAGAATCACAGAAGTGGATTTTGAAGAGGGATTTGATGGCAGAGAGCAGTGGCCTTGCTGACAGGCTCAAGGAGAGCGCTTCATGGGAGGGGCTTGGAAGATTAGGTCAATGTTAGTTGTAACATAAAACAGGGTGAACTCTGCTGCTTTTCAGAACCTGCTAAAGAATCTCTCTCATTCCCCCACATACGTAGAGGCTTGGCACTTACTCAGGCTCTCATGTTGGGCAGCTGCTGATGCAACATCTGCAGGATGTAAGAGGCTGTACCAAGACTgaccaatcagctcctccctccGATAGCCAAGATGATAAATGACACTGAGGAAGAACAGAAAGGAGCAGCATCTGAGACAACAGATTTCTTGGAGATGCTTCTCATATGGGGAAGGGACAGGTAGAGGGTGTTGGCTAGGGGAAAGGACAGGCTCTCTGATGTGAGGATAaagggaaagaggtggggaaaacTTGCCCACTCCCAGTGTTTTGGGGTACACAGAGGGATAATCCTTTCCTTGTTGCTggtgtgggcaggaaggagcaagTGGCAACGGGCCCTCTCCCCAGTGGTACTGGGTTAGGGGAAGAGGCATGCAGGGATGTGGGGTGTCTATACTTGCAATGCTTGCATATCTGTTTGGTGGGCTGGCAGTGAGCATCCCAGTGAGTGAGACCTGGCTCCAGCACTCCGGAGCATGGATTGTGGCTGGCAACAGTGCTCTGGAGTGCAATTGTAATC
This genomic window from Eretmochelys imbricata isolate rEreImb1 chromosome 3, rEreImb1.hap1, whole genome shotgun sequence contains:
- the LOC144262348 gene encoding neuronal PAS domain-containing protein 4-like, with the translated sequence MPDLELLSSLPGFIIALSADGKLAYVSENVAHLLGFSVVELLAQGDSIFDLLDGSAHEAVQEKLHSAQEQPGTEIVFVSEMRTSRSFRVRYGGNRAVAVRGRFLALDGMISSSSLTFLGFCTPIMQLSDYGDGISYDAPFQSQHTLDMKVTDVTESVIYHLGYRREELIGQSWYSLLHPADVASAAAQHESLMCDTGRCNQRLVVRLLCKDLSWAWVQIIASKEYERGKEIITCTNFSLSEEEAQYLQGQNPWHGAISAAALSPRHYAREKEHKTLPRTLNPFPQEAVMPNHGAPNYSPCQFPNAHQEEMLPASPQPSFTTCFPAPTVGAELPSQETRCSILPDGQRNLSCPFSVYKSPYSQPFSNPCVLCSPEVSLSPGSSPSIHACPVPVGGQSPGMSPAVFQSSETERWAISVLAEQIHSLAESLSQYTKQVQPETPNVPLWSERPIADSQLGSGQGWGNSGTVACLAEPCLDEDIITSILNNLLENGGPNSPTTALGSSPTILPSDSDSQGGPPFQIPMSPTVTCPDQCLFLQPLTTSASFDSCAPVSLWDGDLNETPWCTAAK